The DNA sequence AGAAGATATAGATATATATCCTAATCCTGTGTATTATGGTGGTAAGGTTAATATCTCATCACAGCATGACATAACAATCTACGACATCCGCGGGAATGTGGCAGCGAAAATTTCGGGCGGCAACAAAACGGTAAAGCTTAACCTCGCCCCGGGAATCTACTTCGCCGTTTCAGGCAATGGGGGAAAGAAAGCAATAAAGAAGTTCGTGGTTATAAAATAAAAAACCTTAATCCCCGCGGTTTCCGATTTCCCGCGGTCTCCGCGATTCCCGCCCTACGCCAAATAACTTGAAAATAAAATTTATTCCTTTATTTATCGTTGAGGCTGATTAAAATAGATATGATAGTAGAAAGGAGAACCGATGAGCGAGCAACCGCACAGTGAGCGAGAAATAAGGCTTGCAAAACTTGAGGAAATAAGGGAAAAGGGTATAAATCCGTATCCACCGCGGGTTAAACACCAGATGGACATAGCCAGACTTCGCGAAAAATTCGACCAGCTATCCGAGAACGACGAAAAAGTCTCGGTCTGCGGAAGACTAATGGCAAAAAGGTTGCATGGTAAAAGTTCATTCGCCCACATACAGGATGGAACAGCAAAAATCCAGATATACGCACGATACGACATCCTTGGGGACGAGAACTATAAATTTTTCAAAAAATACATAGATGTGGGGGACTTCGTCGAGGTTTCAGGTTCGCTTTTTGTCACCAAAACGGGCGAGAAAACCATCCTCGTCGACGAACTAAGGCTTATAGCGAAGGCATTAAGACCACTCCCCGAAAAATGGCACGGACTGGCTGATGAGGACAAGAAAATCCGCTTTAGATACCTCGATATGGTTATGGACCCCTCCGTCAAAGAGCGATTCGAGCGTCGCGCAACGATAATAAAATCAATACGAGAATTCCTCGACTCGAAGGGATTTGTGGAGGTGGAAACGCCGATGCTTCAACCGATATATGGGGGTGCTTCCGCAAGACCATTCGAAACATATCTTAACGCGCTCGATATGAAACTTTACCTTCGAATAGCAACCGAGCTTTACCTTAAAAGGCTCCTCGTTGGGGGCATGGACAAAATCTACGAGATAGGCAAAAACTTCCGCAACGAGGGTATAGATAGAATGCACAATCCCGAGTTCACGGCTATAGAGGTATATCAGGCATACAGCGACTATGAGGGCATGATGAAATTAACCGAGGAAATGGTAAAATTTGTCACAAAAACCGCATTGGAGAGCGAGAAGGTGGTTTATCAGGGGGTGGAGACGGATATTTCAAAGCCTTTTGATGTAGTTAGCTTCTGGGACATTATAGCCCAGCGCACGGGCAGAAATTTCCGCAGTGCAACCCGCGAGGAGATAGCGGAGTATCTTCGCTCCGAGGGAATAGAATTTAACGAAAACGCACCAAGATACACGCTTGTGGATGAAGTATTTAAGGAAAAAGTAGAGAAAACTCTGATACAGCCGACATTCGTCATCGATTATCCCGTAGAACTTTCCCCTCTTGCGAAGCGTAAGGAGGACGACCAAGATCTGGTGGAACGATTCGAACTATTCTGGTATGGAATGGAGATAGCCAACGCGTTCACAGAGCTCAACGACCCTATAGACCAGCGCAAGCGTTTCGAGCAACAAATGTTATTCCGCGCAAAAGGCGACCTTGAGGCACAGGTGCTCGACGAGGACTTCCTAACGGCGCTTGAATATGGAATGCCCCCCGCTGGCGGAATGGGGATGGGAATAGATAGACTCGTTATGGTGCTCACGGACTCCTATTCAATACGGGATGTAATAATTTTCCCTCTGGTGCGACCAAAAAAAGAGAATTAAAAAGAGTAAATTTGATGAAACAGCTAACGCTTTTCATAATAGGATTTCTCATGTTCGTGGTGCTCGCCACCGTCGACAGCTACCTCGACCGCACAATAAGGCGCAGGCACCAAAGAGCGGACCTAACCCCCATAGAGCTCAAACTGTCGGTTCAGCCAAGATTCATTGCCCACGGCGATTCCGCAAAGTTCACCTTGACCGTCAAAAACAAAACTTATGACACATTAAAGTTCACGCTCAGAACACCTGTTGCAGCCATATTCGCTGTGAA is a window from the bacterium genome containing:
- a CDS encoding T9SS type A sorting domain-containing protein, giving the protein EVVGHINGWHSDMVKRGRYLYVYCRWTGNLEIIECLFDSSSVNDGDSYYRHDGEDIDIYPNPVYYGGKVNISSQHDITIYDIRGNVAAKISGGNKTVKLNLAPGIYFAVSGNGGKKAIKKFVVIK
- the lysS gene encoding lysine--tRNA ligase: MSEQPHSEREIRLAKLEEIREKGINPYPPRVKHQMDIARLREKFDQLSENDEKVSVCGRLMAKRLHGKSSFAHIQDGTAKIQIYARYDILGDENYKFFKKYIDVGDFVEVSGSLFVTKTGEKTILVDELRLIAKALRPLPEKWHGLADEDKKIRFRYLDMVMDPSVKERFERRATIIKSIREFLDSKGFVEVETPMLQPIYGGASARPFETYLNALDMKLYLRIATELYLKRLLVGGMDKIYEIGKNFRNEGIDRMHNPEFTAIEVYQAYSDYEGMMKLTEEMVKFVTKTALESEKVVYQGVETDISKPFDVVSFWDIIAQRTGRNFRSATREEIAEYLRSEGIEFNENAPRYTLVDEVFKEKVEKTLIQPTFVIDYPVELSPLAKRKEDDQDLVERFELFWYGMEIANAFTELNDPIDQRKRFEQQMLFRAKGDLEAQVLDEDFLTALEYGMPPAGGMGMGIDRLVMVLTDSYSIRDVIIFPLVRPKKEN